One Sporosarcina sp. FSL W8-0480 genomic window, CGCCCAATCGCTCTCCAGTTTTAATGTCCAAAGATAGATCTTCAAAAATAGTATTTCCACCAAGCATCTTGCTAATATTTTGTACTGTACAAATCATCGTTTTCCGCTTCCTCTCGTTTTACACACGAAATTCGGCAACAAAAAAAGACCGCGTTTATGCGATCTTCTCCTTAAAATTAATGTAAGGATTGAAGTGCCAAACAGCTGTGTGATTACTGAAATTGTCTAAAAATGGGCATACTTATCCCGTTGTGCGCAATTTCATGAGTAATCGCACATGAAGTGGCTAAATATTCCAATAGACTTTCACGTGCATACACAGTGTCCAACATTCAATCCTCACCTCCGCTCACTAATAGTGAGAAAAGTTTAACATAGATTTTTATTCAAAGCAATAGGCAACAAGATTACTGCATTTCCTTAGTCGGTCCCATTACACCGGGTACCGTCAAATTAGCTTGTCTTAACAACACAGTCATTTGCCCGCGGTGATGAGTTTGGTGATCGATGAACGTGCGCAACAGTTTACCGCGTGGGATTTCAGTTCCGAATGCAGGAACATTTTCAGTCAACGAGTCATCTGTAAGGTTCGCAATTGCCTTCTCCATGGATTCCATCATTTTTTCATAAGCTGCAACGATTGCTGTCACATCTGTAGGGACTGTCTCCGTATGTGCAGGTACTTCGACTTTTAGTCCAGATAGGCCGCCAAAGAAACCGGCTGATCCAACTAAATGCCATGCCAACCAGCCAAGAGTACTATGCCCCTCAACGATTGCCTGATCTAATTTGTCATTCGTAATTGCCTTAATGACATTCAGTGTTCCGTTTGCTGATGCGTTCCAATCTTCAACGAAATCTTCAACTTTACGATACAAATGAACCACTCCTTTTATCTTCTCCTATCTAAGTATAGCGAAAGGGGAAGGGGGTGTCATATTTGGGATACAAAAAAGTGCCTATTGCACTCTACAGGTATATGTACTCCTGACAAATGGGAAGTATGTATTCAGTACATAGTACAGGAGGATTTTGCATGACTAATGAAGAACTAAATGGAAAACTCCCGGAGCAACCGGAGCCTTATTGGAGGACGAGTGTCGAGTTTCCGACCTTTCCAAGTTTACAGGAAGACATTGAAGTCGATGTTATTGTCGTTGGTGCAGGCATCACGGGGATTACGTCAGCCTATTTACTCACAAATGAAGGGCTGAAAGTCGCTATGATTGAAGCGGATAAAGTGTTGAACGGGACGACCGGGCACACGACAGCTAAGATTACAGCACAGCATGATCTGATTTATGATGAATTCATTCATAATATGGGTAGGAATACTGCGAGATTATATTATGAAGCAAATATGGAAGCCTTGGAATTCATCGAAAAAACAGTTGAAGAAAAGGGTATTGACTGTGATTTCTCAAGAGTGGATGCGTATATTTACTCAGTATCCGACAAGTATGCGAACAAAATTCAAAAAGAAGCAGATGCGTATGCAAGGCTTCAGATCAATGGCAAGTTAGTTGATGATTTCCCTTTTGATATTGATGTGAAAAATGTGTTAGTGATGAAGGATCAGGCGCAGTTCCATGTAACAAAATATCTTGTTCGACTCCTTGAAATGTTTAAGGAGAAAGGTGGTCAAGTTTATGAGGATACTGTCGCTGTCAATATTGAAACTGGGGAGCAGCCGGTTGTTTTAACGAAAAAAGAGAATCGGATAACCGCGAAGCATGTACTGATCTGCACGCATTTTCCGTTTTATGAAGGAACCGGTCTTTATTCCACACGGATGTATGCTGACCGTTCCTATGCTCTTGCGGTTAAGTCAAAAAAGGAGTTCCCACAAGGTATTTTCATTAGCGCGGATGAGCCGACCCGCTCACTTCGGTCCATTAAAGAAAATGGTGAAGAATTGGTACTCATCGTCGGTGAAAATCATAAAACCGGTCAAAGTGAAGTGGAGACTATGGAGCATTACAAGGCATTGGAGCAATTCGGCGAAGAGGTCTTGGGGCTTGAGAAGATAACGAACCGGTGGTCGGCTCAAGATTTGGTTACATTGGATAAACTGCCTTATATCGGTGAGATAACATCTGGAAATCCGAATATCCTGATCGCAACAGGTTTCAGAAAATGGGGTATGTCGAACGGAACTGCGGCTGCATTGCTCTTTAGGGATATGGTGACAGGGAAGGAAAATAAGTTCGAGAAGCTGTATACGCCATCCCGCTTTTATGCACACCCAAGTTTGAAGAATTTCCTCGTTCAAAATGCAAATGTTGTTGGACAATTAATCAAAGGGAAACTGGATTCGCCGGATAGAAAACCTGATGAATTGGCAAAAGGAGAAGGCGCAGTCGTAACCCTTGATGGTCATCGTAAAGGTGCATATCGGGATGATGACGGGAAGCTCCATATTGTCGATACGACTTGCACGCATATAGGATGTGAAGTCGAATGGAATAACGGCGACAAGACGTGGGACTGCCCATGTCATGGATCGAGATTCAAATTTACTGGTGAAGTGATTGAGGGTCCTGCTGAAAAACCATTGCAGAAATATGATTATACAATGATGGATAACTTGACCTCGGAAGACTCGGGGTATTAAGACGATTGTATAAAGGCATCTAAACGATATTGTTTAGGTGCTTTTTTTGAAGGGATTTCCTTCTGATAAATCGAATATGTACATAGAAAACAGATTGGAAATGAAGGGAAGTTAAAATGATGAATATGAATGTGACTTCAAAAATGAAGATCTATAAACCGGTGGATATAGTATTTGAGGCAATTGTAGACCCAGAGGAGATGGGCGGTTATTGGTTTTCTTCAGGAACAAGCAGGGTTGAACAAGGTAAGACAATAACTTGGAGGTACGAGGAATATGGTGCTGAAGGGTATATCCATGTATTGAGTGTTGAGGAAAACAGGAAAATCATTTTCAATTGGGCGGATACGACGGTCGAAATGACATTCCAAGAGGAGGATGGAGGCACACTTCTTGAAGTGACTGAATCCGGGTTTAATGTAGATGATCCAGATGTTGTCAGCAAAATGTTAGGGCAAAAAGAAGGCTGGGTGTATATGCTATCTTGCCTGAAAGCGTATTTGGAGAACGGAATTACTACGTTGAGGGCATCGATGGTTCATTGATTAGTAGGTTGTGAGCGTTTTTGCGTGTGTGGGGCGTTTTATGGACTTTTGTAGGTATTTATGCGCTTTTGCTGCGGATTATGCTTGTTTGTAGGGGTTTATGAGTGAATTGATAAATTTATGAGTATTTGATTGATTAAACGAATGGGGGCGTTCGATATGAATGGGATCATTTCAATGGAATTGTTTGAAAAGCATGCGGAGGGGTATGTGGATAAGCATTTTATCCCGGGGGCGATGATTGGCGTCAGCAAGAATGGACAGAAGACTTATGAAAAAGGTTTTGGATTTCGGAATGTTGCGAAGGGGCTTCCAGTAACGGGGGATACAGTTTTTGGCATAGCGTCGATGACGAAGTCATTTACGAGTGCAGGAATTATGAAGCTTCAGGAAGAGGGAAAGTTATCGGTGCATGACCGAATCGTTGATTACCTTCCGGAGTTGGGGAAACCGGGAACGCAAGTGGAGCAGGTGACGCTTCATCATCTAATGACACACACAGCCGGCTATCCGCCGCTTGCGACACATGTATATGCACGTAAAAATAGTATTGAGCAGGATCCTTCAGCGAAGGATTATGGCTTGGATTTATTGAATAATCCGGGTCCGCATATCGAGACGTATGACGAGATGCTTGCATTCATGGCAAACGATGATTTTGAATGGTTAGGCGAACCCGGGAGGTTTTATAGCTATTCGAATGATTCATATGGGTTGCTTGGAGTGATTATAAGCAGGGTGAGTGGTCAGCCATACGAGAAATTTATAGAGGAAACGATCTTGAAGCCTGCGGGGATGAAGAACAGCTTCTTCGATATGGAATTATTGGATGAAAAAGAGGATGTAACAACTCTTTACATGAAAGCGAAAGATGGGTCACATGTTTACGAAGCACCGCTTTGGTGGGATGCGCCTTCGATGCGTTCAGTCGGTTATTTAAAGTCGACAGCGAATGATATTTTACGATACTTGGAAATGTATTGGAATGAAGGCGTCGTGGGTGGAACGCGGATTTTGTCTAAGGAGAGCATCGAGCAGATGATTTATCCGCATGTAGAGTACGAGCCTAACAGATGCTATGGCTATGGACTGCGAATCATTCCTGACTATTTTGGTTCCACGTTGATCAGCCATGGGGGCGGGTTGAAGGGTGTTTCCTCATACATGTGCGCAATTGTAGAAAAGAGGAAGGCGGGTGTCATTTTAACAAATGTCTCTGATGTGCCTGCCGGGGATTTACTGATGAATGTTATGAACATTACGGAGGGTCGGGAACTTACAGCCTCAACTGAAACAGTTGAAGTCCAAGATATTGGAATGGATGAACTTCGTAAATTTGTAGGCTCCTTTATTTCAAACGAAGGGATGAATGTGAAGGTGACACTGAATGAGGATCGGCTACGTGTCGAATCGAATGAAGTGAGCCGGACGTTAAAATGCATTGGGGAAAATATATTTATTGATGAAGATGAAAGTGACGGTATTTTGCAATTCATAGAAGACGCTAATGGCGAAATAGAAAGGATTGTATATGGCGGCAGGCATATAATGAAAGCCAAATCCATAGGACCGTACAGTTGAAATTTCATAGGTATATGTCATGTACGGCTGTGTTTATGTCACATAGAATAAGTGCATAAAGGGATTTGGGGGTGTTGATAAATGTCGAAAGAAGCATGTGGAACAGGTAATAACTACGGATGGGGATACACTCTAATCGTTGTATTGTTCATCCTTTTGATCATTGTCGGAGCGTCGTATTGGGGCGGCGGCTATGGCGGCGGCTATGGCGGCGGCTATGGTGGCGGATACGGTTACGGTTACTGTTAATAGCTAATAGTTTAAAGGTGCACATTTCACGATGTGTACCTTTATTTATTTTACATTTAAGGAGTGAATGGCTACTCATTATAATTCAAATGGAGGCTTCGTTAACGTATAATGGAATTACTTAACAAATGGACTGTGGTGAAAAGGAGGCTAATCGAATCTTGATGAATAATTTTGGAATGGGACAGGGAGTTAGGGGGAAATTGACCGAGACGATGAACCCGTCAAAAAAGAGGATGCTGCTGACACTTTCAATTGCATCACTGCTCTTCGCCTACGGTTTATATGCATGCCAACTATTCATCATGGGGGATGCGCATATCATATGGCTTGTTTTAGCTGTCATGATAAGCACTACAATCTTGATAGTTACGATACGCCCCTTTACAATGTGGACTCGCCGGTTTTGGATGAACAGTTTATTGGTCATTCATATCTTTATCTATTTCTATGGATTATTACTCGCATCTGAGTTAAATCAGCCATATTCAGTTGGATTAACAATAAGTGCTGCATTGTTGTCGATCTTAGCCATTGTTCTCATCTACTGGACGACAATCTTGGATCTTCAAGCGGAAAGTCATCCATTAGTAAAAGAGGCAAGACGATTGCATTTCATCAATATCACTGCTGGAATTTTCATAGTCATCGTTACCCTGTTCTTCTTATGGGCATTTCTGTTGTTTTCCGAAGGTGTGACAGCAGTTTTTTTAATACTATTCGTTCCAATTGGGGTATGGATTTTTTCTTACACACTTCAAATGAAGTTATTGGCTAATCAACAGAAAGCCGCGGCATACTCCTTTTGTTTCATCCAAACAGCAGTGATATTAACAGGAATCGTACTTTGGATAATTGGGCTGTAAGAAATGAGGGAAGGATAATGAATAAAAAATATGGTGCACTGCTTAGTGTCATTGGGGTTGTGACTGCAATTTTTATTGTACTTGGCCTGGTCTTCGATAAATCGGAGAATGAAAAGCAGCAAGGTTTAAATGGTGTATTTGATGTATCTATTGACGGTACAATCGCTTATATCGAATTTGAGGATGGCAAAGCAGGCATTTATCTGACCGATGGCAGTAACGGACCGATCGTCCAGCTACCTGTAGAACAAACGATACGCGATATAAGTTTCAGTAATGACGGAAATACCCTTGCCTACATAGTTTCCGACAAAGAGTTGGACACTAACGGTGGAAGTGAAGTGCGGATAGTGAAGATGGAAATGAATTCGGATGAGCTTTTGTTTTCGTCTGAAAATATAATAACTGAACTTGTATTTGATCCGAAAAATTCCAACTTGCTGTTTTACTTACAGGCCGGTGTCTATACAAATTATTCACCAATTACGGGCAAGCGGCCCCATGATTTTGACGTTTATAGCTATGATTTAAAGGACAAGACGCAAAAACGTAACACAGAGTTGAAGAAGTATTCTATGCAATCACTTCAAGTTTCGGCAACCGACGAGTCTGTGTTTGTCCAAATGGATGATGATGAAAACATTGAAACAGCTGAAGAACTATTTGCTTCCAAACAGCGTATTTTTCAAATTCCACTTAATGAATTAGGTGATAAAACGGTTATAAGCAATCCCGTCGGTGAGGAAGATATATACGACTTCCTTGTTTTACCCGACAGGGAAGAGCTCATTTATCAGGCGGTTGGCGGCACGGGGGAAAATGGGGTATTTGAATATGAATTATTTAGCTTCAACAGGAAGACGTATGAGACGAAACAACTGACTAAGATTAAGGAGCATGCATCTAAACCAATTTTAGGTCCGGATAGAAAGATCTACTTCCTCGTTGACCGAAATTTTGGGGGACGACAACCCAACTTCTATATTTACCAAATGAGTATCGATGGCACGGACATAAAGGAAATTAAATGGTGATCGAACGGTGACAAGTAATGGAACAGAGTATCTGTTCCTTACTTGTCACCGCTTTTTGTATATAAACGGAAAGTTGTCGAATAACTAATGATATGCGGAAGTTTCTTTCTAATTCGAGATAGATGCCATATCTGTTTTTACAGTTTATAATGAAGAGCACTTTGTTTATATAAGTGTTAATCGGGAAAAAGTTCTACATAATTTCCCGCTCCATAACAACATTTTAAGGCATCTAGGGAGGAGTATTAACTTTGAATTTCATCATCTTTATTGTGGCATTGCTTGTTATATTTATCCTTGCGTACATAGTGAGCAATGGCAAGAAAAAGATAAAGGTCAGGCCAATAATAACAATGGTTGTCCTGCAACTTGCGTTTGCTTTTCTTCTGCTGAATACCGAAATTGGATTATTAATCATCCGAGGGATCTCCAGCACCTTCGATAAACTTTTGGCTTTTGCTGCTGAAGGGATCAATTTTGTTTTCGGTGGAATGGCAAATGAAGGGGCGAGTCCCTTCTTCTTGAACGTTCTATTGCCAATTGTCTTTGTATCCGCGCTCATCGGTATAGCGCAATACATTAAACTATTGCCACTCATCATCCGCTTCCTTGGGTTGCTATTAAGCAGGATCAACGGACTTGGAAAGTTGGAGTCATTCAACGGGGTAGCCTCTGCAATATTTGGGCAATCCGAAGTATTTATTTCTGTTAAAAAACTGTTGCCAAACATACCTGACCACCGTCTATATACAATGTGTACATCTGCCATGTCTACCGTTTCAGCATCAATCCTTGGTGCATATATGACGATGATTGACCCGAAGTATGTTGTTACTGCACTCGTCTTGAACTTATTCGGTGGGTTCATCATCGCGAATATTATTAACCCATATGAAGTCACTCCTGAAGAGGACAATATTGAAACCCCTGAAGGAAGAAAACAGTCCTTCTTCGAAATGTTAGGGGAATATATTCTTGACGGCTTTAAAGTGGCAATCGTTGTTGGAGCAATGCTTATCGGATTCGTAGCCTTGATCGGCATGGTGAACGGAATCTTTGAAAGTGCATTCGGTATCACTTTCCAAGTAGCACTTGGATACGTTTTTGCACCATTCGCGTTCCTTGTCGGTATCCCGGCTTCCGAAGTGATCCAAGCGGGAACAATCATGGCAACTAAATTACTGACGAACGAGTTCGTCGCGATGATTGACTTAGGCAATATCTCTTCCTCCCTTTCTGAAAGGACAGTAGGAATCATTTCCGTATTCCTTGTCTCCTTTGCTAACTTTTCGTCTATTGGAATTATCTCCGGAGCGGTGAAAGGATTGCATGAAGAGAAAGGGAATGTCGTCGCGAAATTCGGTATCAAGCTGCTGTACGGCGCGACATTAGTCAGCCTATTGACAGCTGCCATAACAGGAATCATGTTGTGATCAAAGTTAGGCATCGTTATGATGTCTGGCTTTTTAGGTCTCATAGTTGGATATCGGTTAATTGAAACGATAATATGAGGGTGTGAAATATAAAATATTGGGGAGTGAGTGAAGTTGATCAATCCTACTGCAAAAAAATTTAACGGTACCCCACTTTCAATTCTTGATCTCGCGCTGATCAATGAGGGAAGTACTGCGGGTCAATCTTTTAAAAATAGTGTAGACCTTGCCCAGCATGCGGAAAAATGGGGATTTAACCGCTTCTGGCTCGCTGAACACCATAATATGCCGGGCGTTGCCAGTTCCGCAACATCAGTCATCATCGGACATGTTGCAGGTGCTACTGAGACTATCCGTGTAGGTTCAGGCGGAGTCATGCTGCCAAATCACGCCCCACTTGTCATTGCGGAACAGTTTGGGACGCTTGAAACAATGTATCCGGGAAGAATTGACCTTGGTCTTGGGCGTGCACCGGGTAGCGATCAAGCAACGGCTTACGCATTACGAAGAACATTAAATAGTAGCGGCAATGAGTTCCCGCAGCAGTTGGCCGAGTTGCGCCAGTTTTTCGAGTATGACCCATCTGCCCGTGTACGTGCTATTCCAGGCGAAGGACTAAATATTCCAATCTGGCTCCTTGGATCAAGTGACTTCAGTGCACGGCTTGCTGCAGATTTAGGTCTTCCGTTTTCATTTGCAAGCCATTTTGCACCTCAATATTTAATGCATGCCTTGCAGCTCTATCATCAGCTTTTCCGTCCATCCAAAACACTTCAAGAGCCGTACGTAATGCTTGGCGTCAACATCATCGCCGCTGAAACTGATGAAGAGGCACAATACTTGGCGACATCTTATCAACAACAGTTCTTGAATATCCGAAGAGGCGTTTCATCTAAACTACAGCCGCCAGTCGATAACCCGGATACATTCTTCTCGGAATTTGAGAGGAATGCAATCGAAGAGCTATTAGAATGGCCATCGACAATCGTCGGAAGTCCCGAAACAGTCATTCGGAAGCTGACTGCATTCATCGAAGCTACAAAAGCAAATGAACTCATTATTAGTTCAGGAATCTACAATCACGAAAAGCGCCTCCGTTCCTATGAACTTGTCGCCGACATGATGAAGTAAGTCAGATTCTCCGCAAACACGCATAATTTTGATGAATGACGCATAAATCACGACAAACATGCATAAATCGAACGAATCACGCATAAATCGCAGCAGCCACGCATAAATCCCTTTAATTACGCAAAAAAGCCGAAAACTTCCAAGCTTTCGGCTTCTTTCTGTTTTCCTGTTCTTTAACCTTGATAATCAAAAGGAATGTCTGGGGCGGATGGCGAATAGGTATAGCAAGGAGGGATGTTGCGATGATGTTAAAGGAGTTAGAACAGGCTGTTGAAAAGCAAAAAGAGTATGTTGAATCTCCCAAGGAGAACGTTGAGACGCCAGTAGCGACGTTGTTCAAAAAGTTTGCAAAACATAGGGATGTCACACTTGTGTATGGGGATCCGATTGAAGTCGGATTAACAAAAGTCATCCCTGTCGCGAAGGTCAGGTACGGTTTCGGTGGAGGTGGAGATGGTGCTGGAAATAATGGCGGCGGTGGTGGATTCCAGATTAACCCTGTCGGCGTCTATGAAATTACACCAGAGCGCGTGGTGTTCAAATCAACTCGCAGCAAGCTAACAGTTGTTTTGACTTTATTGACATGTGGTCTATTTTTGCTGATTGGAAGAAATATGGGGAAATCCAAAAAGCATTGACAATCAATCGCCGAGGCTCTTCTTGTAAGGGCCTTTTCGGTATTCTAAATTGTTCTGAATGGGGGAGAGGGAATGTTGAATATCACTGAAAACAAATTTGTGAATTATCCACAACAGCCTCATGGCGGTAAATTGGTCGATAAGGTGTTATTGGGTCAAGAAAGAGAAGACGAACTTGTAAGGGCAAAGCAGCTCCCGTCAATTATGGTGGATCTTGAGGCGGTCATAACGCTTGAGATGATTGCGACGGGGGTTCTTTCGCCGAACGAAGGCTTCATGAATGAAATAGATTATAAGTCCGTTTTGGAAAATGGACGTCTATCGGATGGAACGATCTGGCCGGTTCCACTCAGTTTCGCACCCACGGGCAACCGGAACAGCGAAATCATCAAGTCACTTTCCGTGGGGGATGAAGTGACACTAACAGACGAGTCTAATGAACCGGTGGCAATTCTTAAAATCGAAGATATCTTTGCATATGACAAAGACTATCGTGCCGCTCATTTATTTGGCACAACAGATCGCAATCATCCCGGAGTTGACGCGATTTATAGAAGGATGGGGAATGTTGCATTAGGTGGAGAGATCCGTTTGCTAAACCGTGTCGATTGGGGGCCGTTTGAAAAGCTGCGATTGGAACCGAAAGACACTTGGCATGAATTTTATGAAGTGAAAAAGTTTCGCTCTACAGCTGGCTTTATAACAGGGGCGAATCCATTGCACCGAGGCCATGAATATATCCATAAGAATGCTTTGGAAGAAATTGACGGATTGCTTTTGCAACCTTTAGTCGAGATGGCGAAACGCGAGTATACACGCCATGAATTCCGAATGCTTTCGTATCGCGCGGTATTGGATACATATTATCCAAAAGGTCGTTCAATCTTAGCGCCACTCCGTGTGACATATATCTTCGCGGGTCCCCGTGAAACCGTGCTGCACGCTTTGATAATGAAAAATTACGGCTGCACACATGCGCTTATAGGTCGTGACCATGCCGGAATTGGAGATTATTACGATAAATACGCAAGCCATAGCATTTTCGATCAGTTCAAGCCTGAAGAACTTGGAATTGAGGTTAGGTTGTTCCACGAAGTCTTTTATTGCACACGTTGCGACACTCCTGCAACGGCGCAATCTTGCCCGCATGATGAAAAATTTCGGATCAATATTTCCGGCACAGGCATTCGGGAAATGCTTCGTCATGGAATTATGCCACCTAAAGAAATTGTGCGGCCGGAATCCGCAAGAATTGCTATTCAGGGCGTTCAGCCGAAAGGACTTGATGAATTCGAGAGCTCCATAACACCCGTCGGAAAGACGATTAAAAGCATGTTTCCATTCTATCTCAATCGAACGAGACTTGGCGGCATGAAACGAAAAACACCTTTGACAGTAGAAGAGCTGACAAATTTCGACCTCGAGGCTGCAAATTTAGACGTCCGTTCGAATGCAGATAGAATTTATCGTGAGATTTTCGAAGAATATAGCAGCATAGGCGATTCGAATCGAAATATGCAACCGGAGTGGGTGATGGATGCCCGCGAAACATTGCGTATCCAACAGGAAATGGTCATCGATGATCTTAAGATGAAGGTGAAACAAGCACCTGTAACGGCGTCAGACGAATTTATGTACCAGGACAAGGTAGAAGCGGAACGAGAGCTTGAAGTTGCCGAAAAAATCCTTGACGATATCCCGAAAGCACTTCGGGCGGATGATTTTGATTACCGTACTTGGAATGCACTGCCTTATAAACGATACCGGGGCAGTGACGAGCCTTCGGAATAAAAAAAGAATCCACAGGGAGTG contains:
- a CDS encoding serine hydrolase domain-containing protein gives rise to the protein MNGIISMELFEKHAEGYVDKHFIPGAMIGVSKNGQKTYEKGFGFRNVAKGLPVTGDTVFGIASMTKSFTSAGIMKLQEEGKLSVHDRIVDYLPELGKPGTQVEQVTLHHLMTHTAGYPPLATHVYARKNSIEQDPSAKDYGLDLLNNPGPHIETYDEMLAFMANDDFEWLGEPGRFYSYSNDSYGLLGVIISRVSGQPYEKFIEETILKPAGMKNSFFDMELLDEKEDVTTLYMKAKDGSHVYEAPLWWDAPSMRSVGYLKSTANDILRYLEMYWNEGVVGGTRILSKESIEQMIYPHVEYEPNRCYGYGLRIIPDYFGSTLISHGGGLKGVSSYMCAIVEKRKAGVILTNVSDVPAGDLLMNVMNITEGRELTASTETVEVQDIGMDELRKFVGSFISNEGMNVKVTLNEDRLRVESNEVSRTLKCIGENIFIDEDESDGILQFIEDANGEIERIVYGGRHIMKAKSIGPYS
- a CDS encoding nucleoside transporter C-terminal domain-containing protein; its protein translation is MNFIIFIVALLVIFILAYIVSNGKKKIKVRPIITMVVLQLAFAFLLLNTEIGLLIIRGISSTFDKLLAFAAEGINFVFGGMANEGASPFFLNVLLPIVFVSALIGIAQYIKLLPLIIRFLGLLLSRINGLGKLESFNGVASAIFGQSEVFISVKKLLPNIPDHRLYTMCTSAMSTVSASILGAYMTMIDPKYVVTALVLNLFGGFIIANIINPYEVTPEEDNIETPEGRKQSFFEMLGEYILDGFKVAIVVGAMLIGFVALIGMVNGIFESAFGITFQVALGYVFAPFAFLVGIPASEVIQAGTIMATKLLTNEFVAMIDLGNISSSLSERTVGIISVFLVSFANFSSIGIISGAVKGLHEEKGNVVAKFGIKLLYGATLVSLLTAAITGIML
- a CDS encoding DinB family protein — protein: MYRKVEDFVEDWNASANGTLNVIKAITNDKLDQAIVEGHSTLGWLAWHLVGSAGFFGGLSGLKVEVPAHTETVPTDVTAIVAAYEKMMESMEKAIANLTDDSLTENVPAFGTEIPRGKLLRTFIDHQTHHRGQMTVLLRQANLTVPGVMGPTKEMQ
- a CDS encoding LLM class flavin-dependent oxidoreductase; the protein is MINPTAKKFNGTPLSILDLALINEGSTAGQSFKNSVDLAQHAEKWGFNRFWLAEHHNMPGVASSATSVIIGHVAGATETIRVGSGGVMLPNHAPLVIAEQFGTLETMYPGRIDLGLGRAPGSDQATAYALRRTLNSSGNEFPQQLAELRQFFEYDPSARVRAIPGEGLNIPIWLLGSSDFSARLAADLGLPFSFASHFAPQYLMHALQLYHQLFRPSKTLQEPYVMLGVNIIAAETDEEAQYLATSYQQQFLNIRRGVSSKLQPPVDNPDTFFSEFERNAIEELLEWPSTIVGSPETVIRKLTAFIEATKANELIISSGIYNHEKRLRSYELVADMMK
- a CDS encoding spore germination protein GerW family protein, translated to MMLKELEQAVEKQKEYVESPKENVETPVATLFKKFAKHRDVTLVYGDPIEVGLTKVIPVAKVRYGFGGGGDGAGNNGGGGGFQINPVGVYEITPERVVFKSTRSKLTVVLTLLTCGLFLLIGRNMGKSKKH
- a CDS encoding FAD-dependent oxidoreductase, yielding MTNEELNGKLPEQPEPYWRTSVEFPTFPSLQEDIEVDVIVVGAGITGITSAYLLTNEGLKVAMIEADKVLNGTTGHTTAKITAQHDLIYDEFIHNMGRNTARLYYEANMEALEFIEKTVEEKGIDCDFSRVDAYIYSVSDKYANKIQKEADAYARLQINGKLVDDFPFDIDVKNVLVMKDQAQFHVTKYLVRLLEMFKEKGGQVYEDTVAVNIETGEQPVVLTKKENRITAKHVLICTHFPFYEGTGLYSTRMYADRSYALAVKSKKEFPQGIFISADEPTRSLRSIKENGEELVLIVGENHKTGQSEVETMEHYKALEQFGEEVLGLEKITNRWSAQDLVTLDKLPYIGEITSGNPNILIATGFRKWGMSNGTAAALLFRDMVTGKENKFEKLYTPSRFYAHPSLKNFLVQNANVVGQLIKGKLDSPDRKPDELAKGEGAVVTLDGHRKGAYRDDDGKLHIVDTTCTHIGCEVEWNNGDKTWDCPCHGSRFKFTGEVIEGPAEKPLQKYDYTMMDNLTSEDSGY
- a CDS encoding SRPBCC family protein, whose amino-acid sequence is MMNMNVTSKMKIYKPVDIVFEAIVDPEEMGGYWFSSGTSRVEQGKTITWRYEEYGAEGYIHVLSVEENRKIIFNWADTTVEMTFQEEDGGTLLEVTESGFNVDDPDVVSKMLGQKEGWVYMLSCLKAYLENGITTLRASMVH
- a CDS encoding sulfate adenylyltransferase — encoded protein: MLNITENKFVNYPQQPHGGKLVDKVLLGQEREDELVRAKQLPSIMVDLEAVITLEMIATGVLSPNEGFMNEIDYKSVLENGRLSDGTIWPVPLSFAPTGNRNSEIIKSLSVGDEVTLTDESNEPVAILKIEDIFAYDKDYRAAHLFGTTDRNHPGVDAIYRRMGNVALGGEIRLLNRVDWGPFEKLRLEPKDTWHEFYEVKKFRSTAGFITGANPLHRGHEYIHKNALEEIDGLLLQPLVEMAKREYTRHEFRMLSYRAVLDTYYPKGRSILAPLRVTYIFAGPRETVLHALIMKNYGCTHALIGRDHAGIGDYYDKYASHSIFDQFKPEELGIEVRLFHEVFYCTRCDTPATAQSCPHDEKFRINISGTGIREMLRHGIMPPKEIVRPESARIAIQGVQPKGLDEFESSITPVGKTIKSMFPFYLNRTRLGGMKRKTPLTVEELTNFDLEAANLDVRSNADRIYREIFEEYSSIGDSNRNMQPEWVMDARETLRIQQEMVIDDLKMKVKQAPVTASDEFMYQDKVEAERELEVAEKILDDIPKALRADDFDYRTWNALPYKRYRGSDEPSE
- a CDS encoding YjcZ family sporulation protein, yielding MSKEACGTGNNYGWGYTLIVVLFILLIIVGASYWGGGYGGGYGGGYGGGYGYGYC